Within Vigna unguiculata cultivar IT97K-499-35 chromosome 2, ASM411807v1, whole genome shotgun sequence, the genomic segment ATTTTCCTCTGCAGCaacaaatgttagaattaaaagttaatgtaaACCTCGTATTATAATTTTAGCAGTTATATAACATGCAACTTCTCTTTCATCTTATATACATAGATGCTTCTAATTAATAGTGTTTAATGTTCATTCTGATCTTCTTCTGTGATACATTGTTATACAATGAATGGAATAAGAAGCATTTTTATATGCTCACAGTAAAGCCGGTATTTCGGAGAAGATAAGGGTTTAATTTAGTATCCATTGCTGCTATATTATTGGGTAagcttttcttaatttattgcCATTACAACCAATTATTCAAATGATTGCATGATTCATccaccttatatatatataattatggtGAAATGGTGCTATATATCTTAAGGAAAAAGGAGCCTATGTAAAAACAACAAAGCTAGCCTATGAAAAggttaattatattattttgataaagaatgaaaaattatttatttgccACCACCAACCAAATGGAGGACTATAATACTATTTTACGAtattccaacaaaaaaaaaagagagagattaTTATGCTACTAATGAATAACAACAGTATAAAAATATTGGTCTGTGTTTATGCACATTCTGTCATCAGTAGTTATATAGAATACAGAGagaatttgtttgattttccaTGCATTGTAAACGAGACAACTAATCCCACTTAATTCAGGATCAATCTATGAGAGTTTTATAAAATGAGattgaatattataattttaagtcaaaccctaaattcttattttatctcaTAATACGTTAGTTtagtaagattttttttttttaacttttagaagTATCATTCTTTTCTAGTGTTAGGATtatagagggggtttcactCGGGATATACAATACCAATGAGACCtcagcccaaccacataaggcattgacaccactctcaactcaaaaccttaagacaatgggtttatgggtctttattcttatataatgctctattttctcatttctggtcaatgtagaacttagactcacacttggattcctaacgaTAAGTAACtactattttgttttaaaaatattgtaaatattgtGATATATATGTATCAGTGTACATCAGAAGAAAACACAGGTTTTTCTCTCTATTTCCTTCTCTTACATTCTCTTTTTAGTTCTATATCACTTATAAAAGTAGAAGATAAATTTGTTGAACAAAAGTTGTTTAAAGAAGTTTGAAAAAGTTCTTTCTCTAAAGACCGATTCGtgaatatcattattattacatGTTTTGAATAATTGTAAATTTGTAAAACAGTATAAAGTAATCCATGTATAAGAGATTTTTTAAtcgttaattaattttttaatattagtgactctatgatttatatttttaataaaaaaattcagtaAAGTATTGCgtacaatattaaaattaaaattttatctttcaaatatgaaaatttaattttctctcCCTCTCACGTGTTTTTTGTGCTGAATAAATTAGGGTTATTAAATTGGAAAGACAGTAATGGAGAAAAGAGAACCACTAATGAAGGAGGATAAGCTAAATTCTTGATCTACTATAGAATTCTAGAACTGTTCATATTTGatgaagattatttttttttacgaatatttgtgaaatttacaaaactaaaaaaaattataaaaaactcaTTTCTTACATAATTTCGTAGGAAAAGTCTTACTAGACATGAAAACTTTTAATAGTTTGCTGTATCGTCCCTATTTTTCGCAGGCAGCAAGAATATTCACTGCAGAAGGACAACCATAAAATTCTGTTCAGCACTTGTTTGACAAAAGTATGATGAAAAAgaaagcataaataaataaataaaaacaaatacataTGACTTTTCTAAAGTACACTGTTTGTGTCATACTTATGGGAATCTTCATATTATAAGACAAGGGTATCCACTTCTCTTTCGATTAATTCATCTTATCTTATTCAACAATTTTTTGAAAGCTtacacaaaaaaattagaatcaaaaacattattttccaTCATATATTCCACTATATAAACCCTCTATAACTGCTATATGATCACTTCCCTGCACATTACCAACTCAAGATCGTAGAACTCGTTGCAAGTGCAGAATTTCTGTCAGTGAGAAACAAAGGGTCGTGAAGGAATGAAGAGAAACAAAATTTCCTCACTCTTTTTCATCTCCTTGTTGGTGATTGTCTTTGCCACCTTCTCCACCACAGTTTCTGTGGAAGCAAGGAAGACTAAGAAAAATGTTCACAAACGTAACAGTCATAAAGACAATGGCCATGGTCGAGGGTCACATTCTCCATCATGTCCAACACCAACCCCTCAAGGGAGCATGTTTGATGTTTTGTCTTTTGGTGCCAAGGGTAATGGAGTTTCTGATGATTCAGAGGTAAATTAATAAAGGAAGAGTGATGCTAAGAATTTAGAGACATGGTGAGTTTTAACTGCGAGAATTATAACATTGTTGATGATGCTTATAAAGCAGGCACTTGTAGCTGCATGGGACGGTGCATGTAAAGTTGGTGGTGCTACAGTTAAAATTCCAGCACAGTTCAAGTTCCTCATCAAACCTGTTACTTTACAAGGCCCTTGTATGCCACACCTTACTCTTCAggtttcacttttctttttcgtTGTTGCCAAGTCAAGTTTTACGTTGgtattttaaagttgaattaGGAAAATACACTTATTAACATTTTCTGGAACAGATTGATGGAACTCTGTTGGCACCTCCTGAAGCATCTTCTTGGCCAACATCAAGTTTGTTTCAGTGGATAAATTTCAAGTGGGTACACAACTTCACCATCAAAGGTTCTGGCACTGTTGATGGCCAAGGCTATAACTGGTGGAGTTCCTCAGAATTTTATGACATACAGGTAAAAATTGccagaaaaagaaacaaaagttaatataaatttcaaacacaAATAGCTCACTTTGTACTTATGATCAATTCTGGCAGAAAAAGAGCTATTCAAAAAGAATTCCAAGCATGAAACCAACAGTAAGATCTCCCTCCCCTATAACATAAAGTACAATTTTGTGtgtaattttgtttagtttcagTTTCTGATAAGCCTTGTTTGACACTTTCTATATGCAGGCTATAAGATTTTACTCCACCAACTCTGTCACAGTTCGTGATATCAGAATCATAAACAGTCCTCTGTGCCatctaaaatttgataactCAAAGGGTATCCAAGTTGACAACATTACAATATCCTCCCCAGAGAATAGCCCAAACACTGATGGCATTCACTTACAGAACACACAGGACGTGCAAATTCAACGTTCTATCATCGCAACAGGTAATTAAAAGTGTCATAAAATTTAAGTCTCACATcgaataataaaaatgataaagctCAACATCACATGAACCTAAGACCTATGAACCTGTGTTAAGGTTTCTCattaattgatatatatttgaaatgacTGTACGTTCCATTTCTACAAACTGGCAGAATAGAATCTTGTAAATTGTTAAATCATGGCCAGTGTGGTGCATTGGCCACTTGACTACTTTGACAAAAGAATAATCGGCTGAAACATCCTTTTCAACTTAAAACGGTAAACTGTCACCACAACTAACTTTTGAAACGTGCAccacataaaattatttttacagcTGAACTAACTTTAACTTAGTAGGTACCCAACTGAATTCAGTCTACATAGTACTgatgtattaaattttatattttccactagaagattataatatatattacttacagttgctcttattttttatattatcaggAGATGACTGTGTATCCATCCAAACCGGTTGCTCTAATATTCATGTCCACCACATTAATTGTGGCCCTGGACATGGTATAAGGTAAGAAAAAGATATGCAGAGCCTAACTAGTCCAAGTTGGCGTATTCCATAGTGATTTTGTTAGCAAAACCACTCAGATTCTTTATACATCTAATTTTCTTTATACAGCTTGGGAGGATTAGGGAAGGACAAGAGTGCAGCATGTGTGTCTGACATCATTGTTGAGGATGTCTCTATGAAAAACACTCTTTATGGAGCAAGGATCAAAACATGGCAGGTATTAATAAGTTATCTGTGGTTAAACCTGGTTATAACATAGTCCAAATTCTCTACTAgatattttgtgttgttttctgctaataagtattaaaaatacatttaaaattcattttaatatatttaaaattttattgtattttgaaaGTACAACATAAGAATAACACATAAATTCTAGTGGATACCCAAATTTGTCTGATTGTTGGCAATAttattgagttttcttattgtTCTTGTAATTAATAGGGAGGCTTTGGTATGGTTAAGAATGTGTCATTTTCCAGAATTCAAGTGTACGATGTTATGTTTCCAATAATGATAGACCAATACTATTGTGACAAGCAAAAGTGCAAGAATGAGACAAGCACAGTGGTGATTTCTGGGGTTAAGTTTGATAAAATAAGTGGAAGTTTTGGAATGCAGCCTGTTCATATAGCTTGCAGCAGTTCCATTCCATGCACAGACGTTGATTTAACTGACATTGAACTGAGTCCATCTCCTAAATATAAAGGTTTTCAAGAAGCTGTGTGCTGGAACTCTTATGGAAAATCACAAGGGCCATTGCTACCTTCAAGCATTGATGAGTGCTTGAAAAGTGGTGGTGGACTAATCAAGAGGATTGCAAGGTCACACGATAGAGTTTGTTACTGATTGCAGATATGAGCATTGTGGCAGCTTCccttctacaatttttttttataactgtGGGAAGGTGATGATGATGgtgtaaattaatttag encodes:
- the LOC114174296 gene encoding polygalacturonase At1g48100 — encoded protein: MKRNKISSLFFISLLVIVFATFSTTVSVEARKTKKNVHKRNSHKDNGHGRGSHSPSCPTPTPQGSMFDVLSFGAKGNGVSDDSEALVAAWDGACKVGGATVKIPAQFKFLIKPVTLQGPCMPHLTLQIDGTLLAPPEASSWPTSSLFQWINFKWVHNFTIKGSGTVDGQGYNWWSSSEFYDIQKKSYSKRIPSMKPTAIRFYSTNSVTVRDIRIINSPLCHLKFDNSKGIQVDNITISSPENSPNTDGIHLQNTQDVQIQRSIIATGDDCVSIQTGCSNIHVHHINCGPGHGISLGGLGKDKSAACVSDIIVEDVSMKNTLYGARIKTWQGGFGMVKNVSFSRIQVYDVMFPIMIDQYYCDKQKCKNETSTVVISGVKFDKISGSFGMQPVHIACSSSIPCTDVDLTDIELSPSPKYKGFQEAVCWNSYGKSQGPLLPSSIDECLKSGGGLIKRIARSHDRVCY